The Rhinoderma darwinii isolate aRhiDar2 chromosome 8, aRhiDar2.hap1, whole genome shotgun sequence genome has a window encoding:
- the PHPT1 gene encoding 14 kDa phosphohistidine phosphatase: MAEKGLQRIPVVDIDPDGVFKYVLIRVNVTEGSDEYKDVVRGYGWAEYHADIYDKVAAEIEKDRVYDCECLGGGRINHASSSKKIHVYGYSVGFGRARHEATVELIKTKYPEYEVTWSDEGY; the protein is encoded by the exons ATGGCGGAGAAGGGTTTGCAGCGGATTCCTGTGGTAGATATAGACCCGGACGGCGTGTTTAAGTACGTGCTGATCCGGGTCAATGTGACGGAAGGTTCGGACGAGTACAAGGACGTCGTGAGGGGATACGGCTGGGCGGAGTATCACG CTGATATCTATGACAAGGTGGCGGCAGAGATAGAGAAGGATCGGGTCTATGACTGCGAGTGTCTGGGCGGAGGCCGCATCAACCACGCCAGCAGCAGCAAGAAAATCCACGTTTACGGCTACTCTGTG GGTTTTGGCCGGGCCAGACACGAAGCGACCGtggagttaataaaaacaaaatatccaGAATATGAAGTAACCTGGTCAGATGAAGGATACTAA